One window from the genome of Natrialba magadii ATCC 43099 encodes:
- a CDS encoding type IV pilin, whose translation MNIKKSLIGSEEERAVSPVIGVILMVAITVILAAVIAAFVLDLGGSVGEEAQAGVDLEVDETDYTVQMSATSMGNADRIELRSDVTPDADVLTAEQSGDVITLDYSEQEYHEDGYTFEVGDDPEEDDPDGADSYEDGGVVFNGTVTAVAIIDGDDTETTVTSEDFDFYEDFVEEKD comes from the coding sequence ATGAACATCAAGAAGTCACTCATCGGATCTGAGGAGGAACGTGCAGTATCGCCCGTTATAGGCGTCATACTCATGGTTGCGATTACCGTGATTCTGGCAGCCGTGATCGCCGCGTTCGTTCTCGACCTCGGTGGTTCAGTTGGAGAAGAAGCTCAGGCGGGTGTCGACCTTGAGGTAGACGAAACGGATTACACAGTCCAAATGTCAGCCACCTCAATGGGGAATGCTGACCGAATTGAGCTTCGGAGCGATGTCACACCAGATGCAGACGTCCTCACCGCTGAGCAGTCTGGTGACGTGATTACCTTGGATTATTCAGAGCAAGAATATCATGAGGATGGTTATACTTTCGAGGTCGGTGACGACCCAGAGGAGGATGACCCAGATGGTGCAGATAGTTACGAAGACGGCGGTGTTGTCTTCAACGGAACTGTGACTGCTGTCGCAATCATCGACGGTGACGACACAGAAACGACCGTCACGAGCGAAGACTTCGACTTCTACGAAGATTTCGTTGAAGAGAAAGACTGA
- a CDS encoding NAD(P)/FAD-dependent oxidoreductase — protein MTENVVVLGAGYAGTGAITKLQSELGGNARLTWIADVDYHLVLHEAHRVVRDPDVRSDITFPVDQIADPSTRFIQDEVVGLDVDEQVVELAEGDDVDYDYVLVALGSQTAYYGIPGLEEHSLTLKSLDDAMEIHDEISQASQDATRGEPAQVVVGGAGLSGIQTAGEIAEFRDNHRAPIEIHLVEALDEIFPGNDPEIQQALRDLLENAGVHIHTDDPITEAKADVIEFDEGDPLEHDVLIWTGGITGRDALDDADLEKEHNRVNVEANFQTTEENVFAIGDSALIDQGDRPAPPTAQAAWQAAEVVGENISRAIENRPLKTWEHEDRGTVVSVGDKAVAHEVKPAFGLSLPVGTFGGFPAKNLKKMIAAKWIASVTSWNEARKSWSSL, from the coding sequence ATGACTGAGAACGTCGTCGTGCTCGGTGCTGGATACGCCGGTACCGGTGCGATCACCAAGCTCCAGTCGGAACTCGGGGGCAACGCACGACTAACCTGGATTGCTGACGTGGACTACCACCTCGTTCTCCACGAGGCTCACCGCGTCGTCCGTGACCCGGACGTTCGCTCGGACATCACGTTCCCGGTCGACCAGATTGCCGATCCGTCGACCCGGTTCATTCAGGACGAAGTCGTCGGCCTCGACGTCGACGAACAGGTCGTCGAACTCGCCGAGGGCGACGACGTCGACTACGACTACGTGCTCGTTGCACTGGGCAGCCAGACCGCCTACTATGGCATCCCTGGCCTCGAGGAGCACTCGCTCACGCTGAAGAGCCTCGACGATGCCATGGAGATCCACGACGAGATTTCCCAGGCCAGCCAGGACGCGACCCGCGGCGAGCCCGCACAGGTCGTCGTCGGCGGTGCCGGCCTCTCCGGCATCCAGACCGCCGGTGAAATCGCGGAGTTCCGCGACAACCACCGCGCCCCAATCGAGATCCACCTCGTCGAAGCACTCGACGAAATCTTCCCCGGTAACGACCCCGAAATCCAGCAGGCCCTGCGTGACCTCCTCGAGAACGCTGGCGTCCACATCCACACGGACGATCCGATCACGGAGGCCAAAGCCGACGTCATCGAGTTCGACGAGGGCGACCCACTCGAGCACGACGTGCTCATCTGGACCGGCGGCATTACGGGCCGTGACGCACTCGACGATGCGGACCTCGAGAAGGAACACAACCGCGTCAACGTTGAGGCGAACTTCCAGACCACCGAGGAGAACGTGTTCGCTATCGGTGACTCGGCCCTGATCGACCAGGGTGACCGCCCTGCACCACCGACCGCACAGGCTGCCTGGCAGGCGGCCGAGGTCGTCGGTGAGAACATTTCGCGTGCGATCGAAAACCGCCCGCTCAAGACGTGGGAGCACGAGGACAGAGGTACCGTCGTCTCCGTCGGTGACAAGGCTGTCGCCCACGAGGTCAAGCCAGCCTTCGGTCTCTCGCTGCCCGTCGGCACCTTCGGTGGCTTCCCGGCGAAGAACCTGAAGAAGATGATCGCCGCCAAGTGGATCGCCAGTGTCACCTCCTGGAACGAGGCCCGCAAGTCCTGGTCGTCGCTGTAA
- a CDS encoding DUF7692 domain-containing protein, translating into MSHNETPGSVRIRTDDGNEWRFASIQKAARFYDCNRSNAVAFACEDVDQLVSAARRVLERDDLTREQRQEIAETLSTRAVSFDVETEVSVTTKGEM; encoded by the coding sequence ATGTCTCACAACGAGACGCCCGGATCGGTTCGTATCCGGACTGACGACGGGAACGAATGGCGATTCGCATCTATCCAGAAAGCTGCCCGGTTCTACGACTGCAACCGGAGCAACGCCGTCGCTTTCGCCTGCGAAGACGTTGATCAACTCGTCTCCGCAGCCAGGCGTGTCCTCGAGCGCGACGACCTCACCCGCGAGCAGCGCCAGGAGATCGCCGAAACGCTCTCGACTCGAGCCGTCAGCTTCGATGTGGAGACCGAGGTCTCGGTGACGACGAAAGGTGAGATGTGA
- a CDS encoding metal-dependent transcriptional regulator has protein sequence MMLSDVMEDYLKAIYQLQRDHDERVKTSEIAEALDVTSPTVTSMLEKLGDRGLVDREKYRGVTLTDEGETVALEVVRHHRLLEAYLTEHLDYDWSEVHAEADRLEHHISEDFEQRVADALGEPTVDPHGSPIPSADLEPPERPDGKSVTEFSEGDVVVVEEVADRDPEVLSYLADHGVEPGVELEIREVAPFGMVTARSSASEEDVSLPEGVAHHVRVSPPAEVES, from the coding sequence ATGATGCTGAGCGACGTGATGGAGGACTACCTCAAGGCGATCTATCAGCTCCAGCGCGACCACGACGAACGGGTTAAAACGTCCGAAATCGCAGAGGCGCTCGACGTCACGTCGCCAACCGTCACCAGCATGCTCGAAAAACTCGGGGATCGAGGGCTGGTCGACCGCGAGAAGTATCGCGGCGTGACGCTCACCGACGAAGGCGAGACGGTCGCACTCGAGGTCGTCCGCCACCATCGACTGCTCGAAGCGTACCTCACCGAGCATCTCGATTACGACTGGTCCGAGGTCCACGCCGAGGCCGACCGCCTCGAACACCACATCAGCGAGGATTTCGAACAGCGCGTTGCGGACGCCCTGGGCGAACCGACGGTTGACCCCCACGGGTCCCCGATTCCAAGTGCGGACCTCGAGCCACCGGAGCGACCCGACGGCAAATCCGTCACTGAATTCTCGGAAGGCGATGTCGTCGTGGTCGAGGAGGTCGCCGACCGTGATCCAGAGGTTCTCTCGTACCTCGCAGACCACGGCGTCGAACCCGGCGTCGAACTCGAGATTCGCGAGGTCGCACCCTTCGGTATGGTGACCGCGCGCTCGAGTGCAAGCGAGGAGGACGTCTCGCTTCCGGAGGGTGTCGCCCACCACGTTCGGGTAAGCCCGCCCGCCGAAGTCGAGTCGTAA
- a CDS encoding Nmad3 family putative nucleotide modification protein, whose protein sequence is MTVVLAGVGADSTNLGTLGPLYDDGRFEYIPIPEKTSETSERETLGSWTLQHDDRVAADLTTRIEPQPVRGGVETVTGDALENWPLHHDPNFAALTYGEHRTSGYLSRLSALESGDVVGFYAGLRRPDGERAHRYLIGYFTVDRVDVLSPDTPAAERANVLAAHSDNAHAKRARGGELYLADKSVVFIDGREPGGLFDRHPIRLSEYEVKPGNERAQYYLRDEIAAAWTITEGGENMMYKPAYRCDCTGEAFRRLVGPLENRTADDAAIGCSTAP, encoded by the coding sequence ATGACAGTCGTTCTCGCCGGCGTGGGTGCCGACAGCACAAACCTCGGGACGCTCGGGCCGCTCTACGACGATGGCCGTTTCGAATACATTCCGATTCCGGAGAAAACAAGCGAAACGAGTGAACGTGAAACCCTCGGTTCGTGGACGCTGCAACACGACGACCGCGTCGCCGCTGATCTGACGACCCGAATCGAGCCCCAGCCTGTCCGCGGTGGCGTCGAAACCGTCACCGGCGACGCACTCGAGAACTGGCCACTTCACCACGATCCGAACTTTGCTGCACTGACCTACGGCGAACACCGGACCAGCGGCTACCTGTCGCGACTCAGTGCACTCGAGTCCGGTGATGTCGTTGGCTTCTATGCCGGCCTCCGTCGACCAGACGGCGAGCGCGCGCACCGCTACCTAATTGGCTATTTCACGGTCGACCGGGTCGATGTACTCTCCCCCGACACCCCTGCAGCCGAGCGCGCGAACGTTCTTGCAGCCCACTCGGACAACGCCCACGCAAAACGAGCACGCGGTGGTGAACTCTACCTCGCGGACAAGTCTGTCGTGTTCATCGATGGCCGAGAGCCGGGTGGCCTCTTTGACCGGCATCCGATTCGACTCAGTGAGTACGAGGTCAAGCCAGGGAACGAGCGCGCACAGTACTACCTTCGGGACGAGATTGCAGCGGCGTGGACGATTACCGAGGGTGGCGAGAACATGATGTACAAACCGGCCTACCGGTGTGACTGCACGGGTGAGGCGTTCCGGCGACTGGTCGGACCGCTCGAGAATCGAACTGCAGACGATGCAGCGATTGGGTGCTCGACTGCTCCCTGA
- a CDS encoding HalOD1 output domain-containing protein, which translates to MAPRLESQSSLHTDELCRRVVETVAESEQCDVTELPPLYNAVEPDAICALFTSTSTHDRDTGQVTFLYCGYRVTVDASGSISVAAAN; encoded by the coding sequence ATGGCTCCCCGTCTTGAATCACAGTCCTCACTCCACACCGACGAACTCTGTCGGCGTGTCGTCGAGACAGTCGCGGAGAGCGAACAATGTGACGTCACCGAGCTCCCGCCGCTGTACAACGCCGTCGAACCGGACGCTATCTGCGCGCTTTTCACCTCCACATCGACGCACGACCGCGACACCGGGCAGGTGACGTTTCTGTACTGTGGGTATCGTGTCACCGTCGATGCAAGCGGGTCGATTTCAGTTGCGGCGGCGAACTGA
- a CDS encoding ZIP family metal transporter, translating into MSDDIYDRVPRWVLAIGPVAILIAVFGVLYLTSPFGDLSGVEEASTLEILWMLTIIGAIAGIIPVAIGMLWFPFIRDLDPRYLHAFLALAGGVLAFIAVEMTEDLIFDYGVEVSDVTLAGVAVGGSTLAAVTAVVGVGGTFAVMYAASEWRQRKAAASEKSGLEIAYLVALALGLHSIGEGLAIGVAYIHGDASLLMLLVLAFVMHNVMEGPTVVAAVARDRATPPLRHFAAMGIIAGGPVILGGWLGSFAQSNILAVLCFAIAIGAILQVLIEVADLIRFDAEDVFTRTNTATFCIGFALMFLLEDVLVDVLLEGWLIPV; encoded by the coding sequence GTGAGTGACGATATTTACGATCGCGTCCCACGGTGGGTCCTCGCTATTGGTCCCGTTGCTATCCTCATCGCGGTTTTCGGAGTACTGTATCTGACATCGCCGTTCGGTGACCTCTCTGGGGTCGAGGAAGCGAGCACACTCGAGATCCTCTGGATGCTGACGATCATCGGTGCGATCGCGGGGATTATCCCTGTTGCCATCGGGATGCTCTGGTTCCCGTTCATCCGCGACCTCGATCCACGATATCTGCACGCCTTTCTGGCGCTCGCTGGTGGTGTGCTCGCGTTCATCGCCGTCGAGATGACGGAAGACCTGATCTTCGACTACGGCGTCGAAGTCTCCGATGTGACGCTGGCCGGCGTTGCTGTCGGCGGTTCGACCCTCGCTGCAGTAACCGCAGTTGTCGGCGTCGGCGGAACGTTCGCCGTTATGTACGCCGCGAGCGAGTGGCGCCAGCGCAAGGCAGCAGCAAGCGAAAAAAGCGGACTCGAAATCGCCTATCTCGTCGCGCTCGCACTCGGACTGCACAGCATTGGCGAAGGGCTGGCCATTGGCGTTGCCTACATCCATGGCGATGCGTCGCTGCTCATGCTGCTCGTGCTGGCATTCGTCATGCACAACGTGATGGAAGGGCCGACTGTTGTCGCTGCAGTCGCCCGGGACAGAGCGACGCCACCGCTGCGACACTTCGCCGCAATGGGTATCATCGCCGGCGGACCAGTCATCCTCGGTGGCTGGCTCGGTAGCTTCGCCCAGTCGAACATCCTCGCCGTCCTCTGTTTCGCGATCGCAATCGGCGCGATCCTCCAGGTGCTCATCGAGGTTGCAGACCTCATCCGATTCGACGCCGAGGACGTCTTTACCCGAACCAACACGGCGACGTTCTGTATCGGATTCGCCCTCATGTTCCTCCTCGAGGATGTCCTCGTCGACGTGCTCCTCGAGGGCTGGCTGATTCCAGTCTGA
- a CDS encoding tyrosine-type recombinase/integrase — MRGDGLEPITPREAVDMWLDRLQSTRADETLKSYRYRLKPFLEWCEKEGIDNLNDLTSRDVFRFDSDRRADGLKVSTLNNQLGTLKQFIQFCERIDAVPQGLPAKVEVPSVDLADRVNDEPLSANRAETIRGNLNRYARESRRQVMLELLWHTGCRLGGLRALDLRDCFFEESDLERLRHQDDINQAALEAVELPFVYFRHRSETPLKNKREGERPVALSQDVADRVREYIDVNRVERTDSDERRPLLTTEKGKHARVSKSSIRREIYIMTQPCRWGSCPHNRDTTTCEALEHTLEARCPSSRSPHPIRSGSITHMRDEGWPPEVVAERVNATPESSSRTYSTNTES; from the coding sequence ATGAGAGGTGACGGCCTCGAGCCGATCACGCCGCGCGAGGCGGTCGACATGTGGCTCGATCGCCTGCAGTCCACGCGGGCCGATGAAACGCTGAAGAGCTACCGGTACCGGTTGAAGCCGTTCCTCGAGTGGTGCGAGAAAGAGGGCATCGACAACCTGAACGACCTCACCAGTCGCGACGTGTTCCGGTTCGATTCGGATCGGCGCGCTGATGGGCTAAAGGTGTCGACGCTGAACAACCAGCTGGGGACGCTCAAGCAGTTCATCCAGTTCTGCGAGCGGATTGACGCGGTTCCCCAGGGGCTTCCAGCGAAGGTCGAGGTCCCGTCGGTTGACCTGGCTGACCGCGTCAACGACGAACCCCTCTCCGCCAACCGTGCCGAGACGATTCGCGGGAATCTGAACCGATATGCGCGAGAATCGCGCCGGCAGGTAATGCTCGAACTGCTGTGGCACACCGGCTGTCGACTCGGTGGGCTTCGCGCGCTCGATCTCCGTGACTGCTTCTTCGAGGAGTCCGACCTGGAGCGACTGCGCCACCAAGACGACATTAATCAGGCCGCACTCGAGGCGGTCGAGCTCCCGTTCGTCTACTTCCGTCACCGGTCAGAGACGCCACTGAAGAACAAACGCGAGGGCGAGCGCCCGGTTGCACTCTCACAGGACGTTGCAGACCGCGTTCGGGAGTACATCGACGTGAATCGCGTCGAGCGAACGGACTCGGACGAACGCCGACCGCTGCTGACGACCGAGAAGGGGAAACACGCCCGCGTTTCGAAGTCGAGCATTCGGCGGGAGATCTACATCATGACCCAGCCTTGCCGCTGGGGTTCGTGTCCGCACAACCGGGATACGACGACCTGCGAAGCCCTGGAGCACACGCTTGAGGCGCGGTGTCCCTCGAGTCGGTCGCCCCACCCGATCCGTTCGGGTTCGATCACGCACATGCGTGACGAGGGTTGGCCACCGGAAGTCGTTGCGGAGCGAGTGAACGCTACCCCTGAGAGTTCGTCGAGGACGTACTCGACCAACACGGAGTCGTGA
- a CDS encoding type IV pilin, which translates to MFDKYTAKLVGSEEERAVSPVIGVILMVAITVILAAVIAAFVLDLGGSIGEEAQAGVDLDVDNDSQTISAQVTSAGNADDFEIRGDLYDDSALGTGDEFSGAGDTLTIEGDELAEDGDDAVGTVTVVAIIDDSDTETTVASADFEFEGAHD; encoded by the coding sequence ATGTTCGACAAATACACAGCAAAACTCGTTGGCTCAGAGGAAGAGCGAGCCGTATCACCAGTTATAGGCGTCATACTCATGGTTGCGATTACCGTGATTCTGGCAGCCGTGATCGCAGCGTTCGTGCTTGACCTTGGTGGGTCGATCGGCGAAGAGGCTCAGGCCGGTGTCGATCTGGATGTGGACAACGACTCGCAGACAATCAGTGCCCAAGTCACGTCGGCCGGGAATGCTGACGACTTCGAAATTCGCGGAGACTTATATGATGATTCTGCTCTCGGAACTGGAGATGAGTTTAGTGGTGCAGGAGATACCCTAACCATCGAAGGTGATGAGCTTGCAGAAGACGGCGATGACGCAGTTGGGACCGTAACGGTTGTCGCGATTATTGACGACTCGGACACTGAAACGACCGTAGCATCTGCTGACTTCGAATTTGAAGGAGCACACGACTAA
- a CDS encoding acyltransferase, whose product MTADNADRSGPSRHDRIRRHPTPGARNSLAHWTSAKHPLRVAINYIFVWLARISPSLRLRRWCLRRIGVTVGAGVSWGLEATPDTFWPELITLEDHVIVGYDATLLCHEFLQDEYRTGEVVVGERAMIGAGAIVLPGVEIGADASVAANSLVTQDVPPGTTVAGVPARPMGSGGANEHVTDAGATDGPDEDLGEPDE is encoded by the coding sequence GTGACCGCAGATAACGCCGACCGCTCGGGACCGTCCCGCCACGACCGCATTCGCCGTCATCCCACACCGGGCGCACGGAACTCGCTCGCTCACTGGACGTCGGCGAAACACCCGCTTCGTGTTGCGATCAACTACATTTTCGTCTGGCTCGCCCGCATCTCGCCGAGTCTCCGGCTTCGCCGCTGGTGTCTGCGCCGCATCGGTGTTACTGTCGGAGCTGGCGTCTCCTGGGGACTCGAGGCGACCCCAGATACCTTCTGGCCAGAACTGATCACACTCGAGGACCACGTGATCGTCGGCTACGATGCGACGCTCCTCTGTCACGAGTTTCTTCAGGACGAGTATCGCACGGGTGAGGTCGTCGTCGGTGAACGGGCGATGATTGGTGCGGGTGCGATCGTTCTTCCCGGTGTCGAGATTGGTGCCGATGCGAGTGTCGCGGCGAACTCGCTGGTGACCCAGGACGTCCCCCCGGGGACCACCGTCGCGGGTGTACCTGCACGGCCGATGGGAAGTGGCGGGGCGAACGAGCACGTGACGGATGCTGGGGCGACTGACGGGCCGGACGAAGACCTTGGCGAGCCGGACGAGTGA
- a CDS encoding Rrf2 family transcriptional regulator, whose product MSSIELTPSQKKILRALTNLHKESEDAIKGEDIAEQVDRNPGTIRNQMQSLKALQLVEGVPGPKGGYKPTAAAFEALEIQQMDDPASVPLEHEGEPITDVIVEEIDLSSVHHPELCRAEIHMQGAISGIHEDDEVTVGPTPLSKLVIDGRVDGKDDTNNILILRIEDMIAPAEEPEH is encoded by the coding sequence ATGTCATCAATTGAACTGACCCCCAGTCAGAAGAAAATCCTTCGTGCGCTCACAAACCTCCACAAAGAGTCCGAAGACGCCATCAAAGGTGAAGACATCGCAGAACAGGTAGACCGCAACCCCGGCACCATCCGCAACCAGATGCAGAGTCTCAAAGCCCTCCAGCTGGTAGAGGGCGTCCCCGGCCCGAAAGGCGGCTACAAGCCAACCGCTGCCGCCTTCGAGGCGCTCGAGATCCAGCAGATGGACGACCCCGCCTCGGTCCCACTCGAGCACGAGGGCGAACCGATTACCGACGTTATCGTCGAAGAGATCGACCTCTCGAGTGTCCACCATCCAGAACTCTGCCGTGCGGAGATCCACATGCAGGGTGCGATCAGCGGGATTCACGAGGACGACGAGGTAACCGTCGGCCCGACGCCGCTTTCGAAGCTCGTTATCGACGGCCGCGTTGACGGGAAGGACGATACGAACAATATCCTCATCCTGCGCATCGAGGATATGATTGCGCCGGCCGAAGAACCCGAGCACTGA
- a CDS encoding outer membrane protein assembly factor BamB family protein, giving the protein MTTDISTDETRSTDSPQPTAHELEHVDLDKNGLAEDGLPIGRFLEADASRRDVLRGLGAAGTATVGGSAIGATGAAAEEDGDTEDDDHETPDWHYDPEGDAPTAMTTAGQAYWVDDDIAEPEADETILHSTAVSERESYDAHLTTLGNHIEDMSTIASLEARNEIANSWEDNESQTSGYSNTLSRIRDYYAEPHEKNHYELTNKALTQLSHLAHTAQADDDVEDDFIAFFVDNSSHPDEELAMATLTNERVETEFELHNGDTITMESPELYVQTESGDGEFRGPLSAEIIDSWDSEEETFELEADDGETWETSLNFTVMSVGDPEDGGLESETVFWGAEFAGLLEEIEDQSDRVTGNYSEDFVEDLYAELDDGNIEPSDIRGAEGNARFLAGTDDASSDALRMALLQQLNMEQADLSEVASMTITYSGYTAQETREADDEIYRAPSDWVQDRTMEGFFQARELPDSGLSTDQTYAAGTTSHVVVYDSGYMCLLDPVNDEIIWEYDPNHGGSLEGFEVGLRSGVSFGAYASTDNTYAIDLWTGEELWTDSTGSRPYAAAEISETEVVLTDGDLRKLSIETGDELETIPYSHGSPEELVYYDDMLVLGDVTEDLVAAIDPESGNELWTFETENSPMFIDCYDGYIAVGTRDKIYLAESDDDDFDPDWSVDSSSDFRRLTLTDGGVLVLEGDDVRYLDRSDGDELWTASPSSSTRHAVRTADSDAVICFDWDDDEAFYLDLDSGSRTSTLDAGDSFGAGVPLLPDTPVDGLVDMPLIYDAPEGEEVPMHHGSVTIDEMTDSDGNVIEDYDGENWGRPEYDSYDSQEFVEQVEKTENYQIEEYWTEEGDNIDVSLPGLGDIGDFGRGSALVGLAVIAGVIMVVVSIVTDIVPILGD; this is encoded by the coding sequence ATGACTACCGATATTTCCACCGACGAAACCCGGAGTACAGACAGCCCACAGCCCACGGCCCACGAGTTAGAGCACGTCGACCTCGACAAAAACGGACTCGCCGAAGACGGCCTTCCGATCGGGAGGTTCCTCGAGGCCGACGCGTCGCGTCGCGATGTTCTTCGCGGACTCGGTGCAGCTGGGACAGCAACGGTCGGCGGCTCGGCGATCGGGGCGACGGGCGCGGCCGCCGAGGAGGACGGCGACACCGAAGACGACGACCACGAAACACCAGACTGGCACTACGATCCAGAGGGAGACGCACCGACGGCGATGACGACGGCGGGGCAAGCGTACTGGGTTGACGACGACATTGCCGAACCGGAAGCCGACGAGACTATTCTGCACTCGACGGCAGTTTCCGAACGGGAGAGCTACGATGCGCATCTCACGACGCTCGGGAATCACATCGAGGACATGAGCACGATCGCGTCGCTCGAGGCGCGCAACGAGATCGCCAACTCGTGGGAGGACAACGAGAGCCAGACGAGCGGATACAGCAACACTCTCTCGCGGATTCGGGACTACTACGCGGAACCGCACGAGAAGAACCATTACGAACTGACGAACAAGGCACTCACCCAACTCTCACACCTGGCACACACTGCTCAGGCAGACGACGACGTAGAAGACGATTTCATTGCGTTCTTCGTCGACAATTCCTCGCATCCCGACGAGGAACTAGCGATGGCGACGCTCACGAACGAGCGCGTGGAAACCGAGTTCGAACTGCACAACGGCGACACGATCACCATGGAGTCGCCGGAGCTGTACGTTCAGACCGAGAGCGGTGACGGAGAGTTCCGCGGACCGCTGTCGGCCGAGATTATCGACTCGTGGGATTCCGAGGAAGAAACGTTCGAACTCGAAGCCGACGACGGCGAAACGTGGGAAACGAGCCTGAACTTCACCGTTATGTCGGTCGGTGATCCTGAAGACGGTGGGCTGGAGAGTGAAACCGTCTTCTGGGGAGCCGAGTTTGCTGGGCTCCTGGAGGAGATCGAGGACCAGAGCGACCGGGTGACGGGCAACTACTCCGAGGATTTCGTCGAGGACCTGTACGCCGAACTGGACGACGGCAACATTGAACCGTCTGATATTCGCGGCGCAGAGGGGAATGCCCGTTTCCTCGCCGGAACTGACGACGCATCGAGTGACGCGCTTCGGATGGCCCTGCTCCAGCAACTCAACATGGAACAAGCTGATCTCTCTGAGGTCGCCAGTATGACGATCACATACTCGGGATACACGGCCCAGGAGACTCGGGAGGCCGATGACGAGATCTACCGCGCCCCGTCTGACTGGGTGCAAGACCGCACTATGGAAGGCTTCTTCCAAGCTCGCGAACTGCCCGATTCTGGCCTCTCGACTGACCAGACGTACGCTGCTGGCACCACGTCCCATGTGGTCGTCTACGATTCTGGCTACATGTGCTTGCTCGACCCGGTCAATGACGAGATTATCTGGGAGTACGACCCCAACCACGGCGGCAGCCTCGAAGGCTTCGAAGTCGGCCTTCGGTCTGGCGTTTCGTTCGGCGCTTATGCGTCCACTGACAACACCTACGCAATCGACTTATGGACTGGCGAGGAGCTATGGACTGACAGCACTGGTAGCCGTCCCTATGCGGCTGCTGAAATCTCCGAAACGGAGGTAGTACTCACGGATGGCGATCTCCGGAAGCTCAGCATAGAGACTGGCGACGAACTGGAGACGATTCCGTACAGTCACGGATCTCCTGAAGAACTGGTTTACTACGATGACATGCTGGTTCTCGGGGATGTCACAGAGGACCTTGTTGCTGCGATTGATCCAGAGTCTGGTAACGAACTGTGGACTTTCGAGACTGAGAACTCCCCCATGTTCATCGACTGTTATGATGGCTACATCGCTGTCGGAACAAGGGACAAAATCTACCTCGCGGAGTCTGACGATGACGATTTTGACCCGGACTGGTCTGTTGACTCGTCATCGGATTTCCGACGACTGACTCTCACTGACGGGGGCGTCTTAGTTCTCGAAGGCGACGATGTCCGGTACCTTGACAGGTCCGACGGGGACGAGTTGTGGACTGCTTCCCCGTCGAGCAGCACCCGCCACGCTGTTCGAACAGCGGACTCTGATGCTGTGATTTGCTTCGACTGGGACGATGATGAGGCGTTCTACCTCGACCTCGATAGCGGCTCCCGGACGAGCACACTCGACGCTGGCGACAGCTTCGGTGCGGGCGTTCCCCTGCTGCCGGACACTCCGGTCGACGGCTTGGTTGATATGCCGCTGATCTATGACGCTCCCGAAGGCGAGGAAGTGCCGATGCACCACGGGTCTGTGACTATCGATGAGATGACGGACTCGGACGGCAACGTGATTGAGGACTACGACGGCGAGAACTGGGGCCGCCCAGAGTACGACAGCTACGACAGCCAGGAGTTCGTCGAGCAGGTCGAGAAGACCGAGAACTACCAGATAGAGGAGTACTGGACAGAGGAAGGCGACAACATCGACGTGAGTCTTCCCGGACTTGGCGATATAGGCGACTTTGGAAGGGGTTCAGCTCTCGTCGGCCTCGCGGTCATCGCAGGCGTGATTATGGTCGTCGTCAGTATCGTGACCGACATTGTCCCAATCCTGGGTGACTAA